A genomic region of Xanthomonas fragariae contains the following coding sequences:
- a CDS encoding GNAT family N-acetyltransferase: MDVLIREATEGDAAAIDILTMVAFMRAEHSRHDEQYVIAALRDEGALALSLVADHDGYVVGHLAVSAVSLSDDSPGWYALGPLAVGPGHQRQGLGTRLVQAALASLRERGAAGCLALGEPAFFRRLGFAAEPGLVVPNVPISELQALAFGDRLLPLADVAYHPAFGLS, encoded by the coding sequence ATGGATGTGCTGATTCGCGAAGCGACCGAAGGCGATGCAGCTGCCATCGACATCCTGACGATGGTCGCGTTCATGCGCGCCGAACACAGCCGCCACGATGAGCAGTACGTGATTGCGGCCTTGCGCGATGAAGGCGCCCTGGCGTTGTCGCTGGTGGCAGATCACGACGGCTATGTGGTGGGCCATCTGGCGGTGTCGGCGGTGTCGCTGTCGGATGATTCGCCCGGCTGGTATGCGCTGGGGCCGCTGGCGGTCGGCCCTGGACATCAAAGGCAGGGCCTGGGCACCCGATTGGTCCAGGCGGCGCTGGCCAGCTTGCGCGAGCGCGGCGCAGCCGGCTGTCTGGCGCTTGGTGAGCCGGCGTTTTTCAGGCGCCTGGGCTTTGCGGCCGAACCGGGCTTGGTAGTGCCCAACGTCCCGATATCGGAGCTGCAGGCGCTCGCATTCGGTGACCGACTGCTGCCGCTGGCCGATGTGGCATACCACCCGGCATTCGGCTTGAGCTGA
- a CDS encoding YqiA/YcfP family alpha/beta fold hydrolase: MSRGHCILSHGFKSSPGALKVTALANVAEQLGWTHERPDYTDLDARCAVSTLGDVPGRLQRLLEIARAAADKGPLVLVGSSLGAYIAGLVSLQVPTRGLFLMVPPPTMGPLPALDAAPVPISIVHAWRDELIPAADVIAWAQPRGARLLLVDDEHRLALHVDASARAFAELLQSL, from the coding sequence ATGAGTCGCGGTCATTGCATCCTCTCGCATGGCTTCAAAAGTAGCCCAGGCGCACTGAAAGTCACCGCATTGGCTAACGTTGCCGAGCAGTTGGGCTGGACCCACGAGCGCCCCGATTACACCGACCTGGATGCGCGCTGCGCGGTGAGCACGCTCGGGGATGTGCCTGGCCGGCTGCAACGCCTGCTCGAGATCGCGCGCGCGGCGGCCGACAAGGGGCCGCTGGTGCTGGTCGGCTCCAGCCTGGGCGCGTATATCGCCGGGTTGGTATCACTACAGGTGCCAACGCGCGGGTTGTTCCTGATGGTGCCGCCGCCCACGATGGGCCCATTGCCTGCGCTGGATGCGGCGCCGGTGCCGATTTCGATCGTGCATGCCTGGCGCGATGAGCTGATTCCTGCCGCCGACGTGATCGCTTGGGCGCAGCCGCGCGGAGCACGCTTGCTGCTGGTCGATGACGAGCATCGTCTGGCGTTGCACGTGGATGCCTCGGCGCGCGCGTTTGCCGAACTATTGCAGAGCCTGTGA
- a CDS encoding carbonic anhydrase has translation MKSLLEGFRHFRKEVYPRQSARFQELAGGQSPHTLFITCADSRVMPELIFSAQPGELFVYRNIGNVVRPYSQHVSGVVAAIEYAIAVLGVRHIVICGHTDCGAMKAVLKPESLEDVPSVAAWLKHTDAARHVTAHHGHDPHSQEALSCMTEENVVSQLDHLRAQPVVAARLAAGTLRIHGWIYDIAHGEISAFDAEKGGFRPLLADDTPEATPRPRLQQVARAELA, from the coding sequence ATGAAAAGTTTGCTAGAAGGTTTTCGTCATTTCCGCAAGGAAGTGTATCCGCGCCAGAGTGCGCGTTTTCAGGAACTGGCCGGCGGCCAAAGTCCGCACACCCTGTTCATTACCTGCGCCGATTCGCGCGTCATGCCGGAACTGATTTTCTCCGCGCAGCCCGGCGAATTGTTCGTCTATCGCAACATCGGCAATGTGGTGCGGCCTTACTCCCAGCACGTCAGTGGCGTGGTTGCAGCGATTGAATACGCCATCGCGGTACTGGGCGTGCGCCACATCGTGATCTGCGGTCATACCGACTGCGGCGCGATGAAGGCTGTGCTCAAGCCGGAATCGTTGGAAGACGTTCCTTCTGTGGCAGCGTGGCTCAAGCACACCGATGCAGCGCGTCATGTCACTGCCCATCACGGGCACGATCCGCACAGTCAGGAAGCGCTGAGCTGCATGACCGAAGAGAACGTGGTCTCGCAGCTGGACCATCTGCGTGCGCAGCCGGTGGTTGCAGCACGTCTTGCTGCAGGCACCTTGCGTATCCACGGCTGGATCTACGACATCGCCCATGGCGAGATCAGCGCCTTCGATGCCGAGAAGGGGGGCTTCCGTCCGTTATTGGCGGACGACACCCCCGAAGCCACCCCACGTCCGCGACTGCAGCAAGTCGCGCGCGCCGAACTCGCCTGA
- a CDS encoding FKBP-type peptidyl-prolyl cis-trans isomerase N-terminal domain-containing protein yields the protein MKLRSIAVAVAALALTGNALAQDTTSEKTNLSYYFGYEYGTNIAELTGRGEQIDINSVVKGLQDAYAKKKPAVTADQLKPVVEAFQKREQGRAQQAKAEYDKAAAANKTKSDQFLAKNKGTAGVQTLPSGVQYRVIEAGKGAKPTQASTVQLEVAGPFPFGDREKARPAQQIPAIKVSEVEMQAMRDTLLQMPTGSKWEVTLPPEKAYGADPRTPFPPNVAVQFEIKLVSVK from the coding sequence ATGAAGTTGCGTTCTATTGCGGTCGCCGTGGCGGCCCTGGCCCTGACGGGCAATGCACTGGCCCAGGACACGACGTCCGAAAAGACTAACTTGAGCTACTACTTCGGCTATGAGTACGGTACCAACATTGCCGAGCTTACCGGCCGCGGCGAACAGATCGACATCAACTCGGTGGTAAAGGGTCTGCAGGACGCCTATGCCAAGAAGAAGCCGGCGGTCACTGCCGACCAGCTCAAGCCGGTGGTCGAAGCGTTCCAGAAGCGTGAGCAGGGCCGCGCCCAGCAGGCCAAGGCCGAATACGACAAGGCCGCTGCTGCCAACAAAACCAAGAGCGACCAGTTCCTGGCCAAAAACAAGGGCACCGCTGGCGTGCAGACGCTGCCGAGCGGCGTGCAGTATCGCGTGATCGAAGCGGGCAAAGGTGCCAAGCCGACTCAGGCCAGCACCGTGCAGCTGGAAGTGGCAGGCCCGTTCCCCTTCGGAGACCGCGAGAAGGCACGTCCGGCGCAGCAGATCCCGGCCATCAAGGTCAGCGAAGTGGAAATGCAGGCCATGCGCGACACGCTGCTGCAGATGCCGACCGGTTCCAAGTGGGAGGTGACCCTGCCGCCTGAGAAGGCCTACGGTGCCGACCCGCGTACCCCGTTTCCGCCGAACGTGGCTGTGCAGTTCGAGATCAAGCTGGTCAGCGTCAAGTAA
- the nth gene encoding endonuclease III, with product MNATTSTPPARRGSSMRKPEIQEMFARLRELNPHPTTELEYTTPFELLIAVLLSAQATDVGVNKATRKLYPVANTPRDILDLGEEGLKRYIATIGLFNAKAKNVIATCRILLEQYGGEVPHDRTALEALPGVGRKTANVVLNTAFGEPTMAVDTHIFRVSNRTGLAPGKDVRAVEDKLVKVIPAEFLHDAHHWLILHGRYVCKARKPDCPGCVIHDLCRYRDKTVSPFERPTTQRG from the coding sequence ATGAACGCGACAACGTCGACCCCGCCGGCACGTCGCGGCAGCAGCATGCGAAAACCGGAAATACAGGAAATGTTCGCGCGCCTGCGCGAACTCAATCCACACCCGACCACCGAACTGGAATACACCACGCCGTTCGAGTTATTGATCGCCGTTCTGCTCTCGGCGCAGGCCACGGATGTCGGCGTCAATAAAGCCACCCGCAAGCTGTATCCCGTGGCCAATACGCCGCGCGACATTCTCGATCTCGGCGAAGAAGGCCTGAAGCGCTACATCGCCACCATCGGTTTATTCAACGCCAAGGCCAAAAACGTCATCGCCACTTGCCGCATTCTGCTGGAGCAATACGGTGGCGAAGTGCCGCACGACCGCACTGCGCTGGAAGCGTTGCCTGGCGTGGGCCGCAAGACCGCAAACGTGGTGCTCAATACTGCGTTCGGCGAACCCACCATGGCAGTGGACACGCATATCTTTCGCGTCTCCAATCGTACCGGCCTTGCACCGGGCAAAGACGTGCGCGCGGTCGAAGACAAACTGGTGAAGGTCATTCCCGCCGAGTTTTTGCACGACGCACACCACTGGCTGATTCTGCACGGCCGCTACGTATGCAAGGCACGCAAACCGGATTGCCCGGGCTGCGTGATCCACGATCTATGCCGCTATCGCGACAAGACCGTTTCGCCCTTCGAACGGCCGACAACTCAACGTGGCTGA
- a CDS encoding MOSC domain-containing protein — protein MALNPDSPLGKFMATLPRTGQVTWIGVRPARDVEMLEVDAAQATTGIGLVGDRYKGGSGKRGVTLIQAEHLPVIAALAGYAAIAPATLRRNLVVSGIALIALKGRRFRIGDVELEGTAPCDPCSRMEAALGAGGYNAMCGHGGLCARILRGGVLRIGDTVQAL, from the coding sequence ATGGCTTTGAATCCCGACAGCCCTTTGGGCAAATTTATGGCGACGCTGCCGCGGACCGGTCAGGTGACCTGGATCGGTGTGCGTCCGGCGCGCGACGTGGAGATGCTGGAGGTGGATGCGGCGCAGGCCACCACTGGCATTGGATTGGTGGGAGACCGCTACAAAGGCGGCAGCGGCAAGCGCGGCGTGACCTTGATCCAGGCCGAGCACCTTCCGGTGATCGCGGCGCTGGCGGGGTATGCGGCGATCGCGCCGGCCACGCTGCGACGCAATCTGGTGGTGTCCGGCATTGCGCTGATCGCTCTGAAAGGGCGGCGGTTTCGCATTGGCGATGTCGAGCTGGAAGGCACCGCTCCCTGCGACCCGTGCTCGCGTATGGAAGCTGCGCTGGGCGCGGGCGGCTACAACGCGATGTGCGGCCATGGTGGGCTGTGCGCGCGCATTCTGCGCGGCGGCGTGTTGCGCATCGGCGATACGGTGCAGGCGCTATGA
- a CDS encoding N-acetylmuramoyl-L-alanine amidase — translation MSDAVLPSPPITYAPLSYESRLARRALTQIDMVVIHCTELPDMAMAREYGERVLYDSGTGNSGHYYIDRNGSIQHYIALERVAHHVRGHNPHTLGIELVNSGRYPHWLDSRHQVMTEPYPEAQIAGLITLLQWLQQQLPSVRSIAGHQALDITQEAASDDPARKIQRKLDPGPLFPWPRIEAAVSWSHTPR, via the coding sequence ATGTCCGATGCCGTCCTGCCGTCGCCACCGATCACCTACGCACCGTTGTCCTACGAATCACGGTTGGCGCGACGCGCGCTCACCCAGATCGACATGGTGGTCATCCATTGCACCGAATTGCCGGATATGGCGATGGCGCGCGAATACGGCGAGCGCGTGCTCTACGACAGCGGCACCGGCAACAGCGGGCATTACTATATCGACCGCAACGGCAGCATCCAGCACTACATTGCGCTGGAGCGCGTTGCGCATCATGTGCGCGGCCACAACCCGCACACGCTGGGCATCGAGCTGGTCAATAGCGGCCGTTACCCGCATTGGCTGGACTCGCGCCATCAAGTCATGACCGAGCCGTATCCTGAGGCGCAGATCGCCGGACTGATCACGCTGCTGCAATGGTTGCAACAGCAGCTTCCGTCGGTACGCAGCATCGCCGGCCATCAGGCACTGGATATCACCCAGGAAGCGGCGAGCGACGATCCAGCGCGCAAGATTCAACGCAAACTCGATCCCGGCCCGCTGTTTCCGTGGCCGCGGATTGAAGCTGCGGTGAGCTGGTCGCATACGCCGCGCTGA
- the pstS gene encoding phosphate ABC transporter substrate-binding protein PstS produces the protein MVHSLKTRLAVGVLAASLALCAQAADVTGAGASFIYPVMSKWSADYNAATKKQVNYQSIGSGGGIAQIKAASVDFGSSDAPLKPEELAAAGLAQFPSVIGGVVPVVNVPGIAAGALKLDGKTLGDIFLGKVSTWNDPAITALNPGVKLPEGKITVVHRSDGSGTSFNLTNYLSKVNPDWKSKVGEGTTVQWPTGIGGKGNEGVAAYVKQIKGGIGYVELSYALQNKMAYTAMKNAAGKFVQPSDETFAAAANSADWGNSKDFYLVMTNAAGDNAWPITATNFILVQKKPKNPAGLKNTLEFFRWVYSKGDAQARQLDYVPLPASLVTQIEGYWAKNLPH, from the coding sequence GTGGTCCACTCCTTGAAGACCCGTCTGGCCGTCGGCGTGCTCGCCGCCTCGTTGGCACTGTGCGCCCAAGCCGCCGATGTGACCGGCGCCGGTGCTTCGTTTATTTATCCGGTAATGTCCAAGTGGTCGGCCGACTACAACGCCGCCACCAAGAAGCAAGTCAACTATCAATCGATCGGTTCGGGCGGCGGCATTGCCCAGATCAAGGCGGCCAGCGTGGATTTCGGCTCGTCGGATGCGCCGCTCAAACCGGAAGAATTGGCCGCCGCCGGCTTGGCGCAGTTCCCTTCGGTCATCGGCGGCGTGGTGCCGGTGGTCAACGTGCCTGGTATCGCAGCCGGCGCGCTCAAGCTGGATGGCAAAACCCTGGGCGACATTTTCCTGGGTAAGGTGAGCACCTGGAACGATCCGGCGATCACCGCGCTCAATCCGGGCGTGAAGCTGCCGGAGGGCAAGATCACCGTGGTGCACCGCTCCGATGGTTCGGGCACCAGCTTCAACTTGACCAACTATCTGTCCAAGGTCAATCCGGACTGGAAGAGCAAGGTCGGCGAAGGCACTACCGTGCAGTGGCCGACCGGCATCGGCGGCAAGGGCAACGAGGGTGTGGCCGCTTACGTGAAGCAGATCAAAGGCGGTATAGGCTACGTCGAGCTGTCGTATGCGCTGCAGAACAAGATGGCCTACACCGCGATGAAGAATGCTGCCGGCAAGTTCGTGCAGCCGTCCGATGAGACCTTTGCCGCCGCCGCCAATAGCGCCGATTGGGGCAACAGCAAGGACTTCTATCTGGTGATGACCAATGCCGCAGGCGACAACGCCTGGCCGATCACTGCGACCAACTTCATCCTGGTGCAGAAGAAACCGAAGAACCCGGCCGGCCTCAAAAACACGCTGGAGTTCTTCCGCTGGGTTTACAGCAAGGGCGATGCGCAGGCCAGGCAGCTGGATTACGTGCCACTGCCGGCCAGCCTGGTGACCCAGATCGAAGGCTATTGGGCCAAGAATCTGCCCCACTAA
- a CDS encoding DUF1684 domain-containing protein, producing the protein MRLQLQIGVLCVATWLMAACSAGSTAGVNDARIAGRGQSDEHAAYQVELERARAQRLTRLRAPDGWLSYTGSGRVRAGHYQVGSDPHSDIVLPAGPAQLGQLTLDADGRVQFQAGAGTSVTLNGQRVDRERLEPERAGQRGDRLDVDGRQFYLVQTGSVYGWRFRDPAAPALTQFDGLEYFPSDPRWRIQAQWHPYSTPRTTTLLTSIGTPLTVDVPGEAVFSRNSHEYRLQPLMQEDGNGLFFLFADRTSGKESFGGARYLYTALPHDGHVVLDFNLAENPPCALTPHVVCPIAPPKNRLDVAVTAGEKTYRAAER; encoded by the coding sequence ATGCGGTTGCAGTTACAAATCGGCGTTCTTTGCGTCGCGACGTGGTTGATGGCTGCCTGTTCGGCGGGGTCGACCGCGGGCGTCAACGATGCGCGTATCGCCGGTCGTGGACAAAGCGATGAGCACGCGGCGTATCAGGTCGAGCTGGAGCGCGCGCGTGCACAACGACTGACGCGTTTGCGCGCACCCGATGGTTGGTTGAGCTATACCGGCTCCGGTCGCGTGCGTGCGGGCCATTACCAGGTGGGCAGCGATCCGCACAGTGATATCGTGCTGCCAGCCGGCCCTGCGCAATTGGGGCAGCTGACGCTGGATGCCGACGGTCGCGTGCAGTTCCAGGCCGGGGCCGGTACGTCGGTGACCTTGAACGGGCAGCGCGTCGATCGTGAGCGGCTGGAACCAGAGCGGGCAGGGCAGCGCGGCGATCGCCTGGACGTGGACGGCCGGCAGTTCTATCTGGTGCAGACCGGCAGCGTGTACGGATGGCGTTTCCGCGATCCCGCAGCACCGGCGCTGACGCAATTCGATGGGTTGGAATACTTCCCGAGCGATCCGCGGTGGCGCATCCAGGCGCAGTGGCATCCCTATTCGACGCCACGCACAACGACCTTGTTGACCTCGATCGGTACGCCGCTCACGGTCGATGTGCCAGGTGAGGCGGTGTTCTCGCGCAATAGCCATGAATATCGCTTGCAGCCGCTAATGCAGGAGGATGGGAACGGTTTGTTTTTCCTGTTTGCCGATCGCACCAGCGGCAAGGAAAGTTTTGGCGGCGCACGCTATCTCTACACCGCATTGCCGCACGATGGCCACGTCGTGCTTGATTTCAATCTGGCCGAAAATCCGCCGTGCGCATTGACGCCGCATGTGGTCTGCCCAATCGCACCGCCTAAAAACCGGCTGGATGTAGCGGTGACTGCCGGCGAGAAGACCTATCGCGCGGCGGAGCGTTGA
- a CDS encoding CoA pyrophosphatase, whose translation MTDTKSGCNTGVLPSPCIGVCSLDAQSHCVGCLRSLDEIARWMSMSDAERREYLHTVLPARALTARLPEYMQLRRALYPLDTPPDGPGWNHAELIDLTEGGASAEAAVLCGLVAREHGTMVLLTRRTESLRHHAGQVSFPGGRMEPYDADAAAAALRESCEEIALSAQHVHAMGYLDPFLTVSGFRVTPVVAVIDPAFVAVPQPDEVADVFEVPLAYLMDPDNLRSVELEFHGRPRRVLEYDWPGHRIWGATAAILLNLRRRLEQVA comes from the coding sequence ATGACCGATACCAAGTCAGGTTGCAACACTGGTGTGCTGCCCAGCCCGTGTATCGGTGTATGTTCTTTGGACGCGCAGTCGCACTGTGTCGGCTGCCTGCGTAGCCTGGATGAAATTGCACGCTGGATGAGCATGAGCGACGCCGAACGCCGGGAGTATCTGCACACGGTCCTGCCTGCACGCGCCTTGACCGCGCGGCTGCCGGAATATATGCAGCTGCGGCGCGCGCTGTATCCATTGGATACCCCGCCGGACGGGCCGGGCTGGAACCATGCCGAACTGATCGACCTCACCGAAGGCGGCGCGTCTGCCGAAGCGGCCGTGCTGTGCGGCCTGGTAGCGCGCGAACACGGCACCATGGTGCTGCTGACCCGGCGCACCGAAAGCCTGCGTCATCACGCCGGGCAGGTCAGCTTCCCGGGCGGGCGCATGGAGCCGTACGATGCCGATGCGGCCGCTGCCGCGTTACGCGAGAGCTGCGAGGAAATCGCACTGAGCGCACAGCATGTGCATGCGATGGGCTACCTGGATCCGTTTCTGACCGTCAGTGGATTTCGGGTCACGCCGGTCGTGGCGGTGATCGACCCGGCGTTCGTGGCAGTGCCGCAACCAGACGAGGTGGCCGATGTGTTCGAAGTGCCGCTGGCCTACCTGATGGACCCGGACAATTTGCGCAGCGTGGAGCTGGAATTTCACGGCCGGCCCCGCCGCGTCCTCGAATACGACTGGCCGGGGCATCGCATCTGGGGCGCCACTGCGGCCATTCTTCTCAATCTTCGTCGTCGCCTGGAGCAGGTTGCATGA
- a CDS encoding IS5 family transposase, whose product MKPRKPYSTDISDEEWAFAAPYLTLMDVQAPQRKYELRAMFNALRWIARAGAPWRLLPNDFPPWEAVYQQTQRWLQAGCFEAMVSDLRSLLRVAQGKKGQPSAVIFDARTLQSTCESGPRAGYDGYKRKKGSKVHMAVDTLGHLLAVQVTPANEQERAQVRSLAQEVQHVTGETVKIAFVDQGYTGQEPAQAATEEGIELQVIKLQEAKKGFVLLPRRWVVERSFGWANRFRRLARDYERLPETLAGLHFVVFTILMLGNAATLFQSS is encoded by the coding sequence ATGAAGCCTCGTAAGCCTTATTCCACCGATATTTCGGACGAAGAATGGGCCTTTGCGGCTCCCTATTTGACGCTGATGGATGTGCAGGCACCGCAGCGCAAGTATGAGCTACGCGCGATGTTCAACGCACTGCGGTGGATCGCGCGCGCCGGCGCACCATGGCGATTGCTTCCCAACGATTTTCCGCCCTGGGAAGCGGTGTATCAGCAAACACAGCGCTGGCTGCAAGCGGGCTGCTTTGAGGCCATGGTCAGTGATCTACGCTCACTCTTGCGTGTGGCGCAAGGGAAAAAAGGCCAGCCGAGCGCGGTCATTTTCGATGCTCGCACGCTGCAGTCCACCTGCGAAAGCGGGCCGCGTGCTGGATACGATGGCTATAAACGCAAGAAAGGCAGCAAGGTACACATGGCCGTCGATACGCTTGGACATCTGCTCGCTGTCCAGGTGACGCCGGCTAATGAGCAGGAGCGCGCGCAAGTCCGATCGTTGGCACAAGAGGTACAACACGTGACCGGTGAAACGGTCAAGATCGCCTTTGTTGATCAGGGCTACACCGGTCAAGAACCGGCGCAGGCGGCCACGGAAGAAGGCATTGAGTTGCAAGTGATCAAGCTGCAAGAAGCGAAAAAAGGCTTTGTCTTGCTGCCGCGCCGTTGGGTTGTCGAGCGCAGCTTCGGATGGGCCAATCGTTTCAGACGGCTGGCACGCGACTACGAGCGATTGCCGGAAACCTTGGCCGGTTTGCACTTCGTCGTCTTCACGATCCTGATGCTTGGAAATGCAGCCACCCTCTTTCAAAGTTCATAA
- a CDS encoding SulP family inorganic anion transporter codes for MNASDIGGYFRQGLFGRDLLSSVVVFLVALPLCMGIAIASGMPPATGLITGIIGGLLVGFLAGSPFQVSGPAAGLAVLVFELVREHGVAVLGPVILVAGAIQLVAGLCRAGVWFRMTSPAVVAGMLSGIGILIVASQAHVLMDAAPKARGLENFAALPAVLWQAITEGTGRTALFVGLATIGIIVAWDTLRPQRLRSLPGALIAVVVVTATVQLQGVNVNKVDVPANLFSAITILSFSDIFGVFNATLLVSAVTFAFIASAETLLSAAAVDRMHQGARTQYDRELAAQGVGNMLCGFLGALPMTGVIVRSAANVQAGAATRMSTILHGSWLLVFALLVPWLLRMTPVACLAGILVYTGVKMIKIGQVKELATYGRGTAAIYLATTFAIVATDLLTGVLIGFGLSLFRLALHSSRLKVHVSEHADKKDEMHLTLQGSATFLKVPAMARTLESVPPNTALHLDVAKLHHVDHACIELLRDWSRNAASRGCELVVDWKELDRRVEGQPTLENALVEQRVEQAKAA; via the coding sequence ATGAATGCATCAGATATCGGCGGATATTTCCGTCAGGGACTGTTCGGGCGCGATTTGTTGTCGTCTGTCGTGGTCTTTCTCGTCGCGCTCCCGTTGTGCATGGGTATTGCGATCGCATCCGGCATGCCGCCGGCCACAGGCCTGATCACCGGCATCATCGGCGGACTGCTCGTTGGCTTTCTGGCGGGCTCTCCTTTTCAGGTGAGCGGGCCGGCCGCCGGCCTGGCCGTGTTGGTGTTCGAACTGGTGCGTGAGCACGGCGTCGCCGTGCTCGGGCCGGTGATCCTGGTCGCTGGTGCGATCCAGTTGGTGGCCGGCCTGTGCCGGGCAGGTGTGTGGTTCCGAATGACATCGCCGGCCGTGGTGGCCGGCATGTTGTCGGGTATCGGCATCCTGATCGTGGCCTCGCAGGCGCACGTGTTGATGGATGCCGCCCCCAAGGCGCGCGGTCTGGAAAACTTCGCTGCATTGCCGGCCGTGTTATGGCAGGCGATCACCGAGGGCACCGGCCGCACCGCATTATTTGTGGGTCTGGCCACCATCGGCATCATCGTGGCGTGGGACACGCTGCGTCCGCAGCGTCTGCGGTCCCTGCCGGGTGCATTGATCGCGGTGGTCGTGGTCACAGCAACCGTGCAGCTGCAGGGTGTGAACGTCAACAAGGTCGATGTTCCGGCCAACCTGTTCTCTGCGATCACCATCCTCAGCTTCTCCGACATCTTTGGCGTATTCAACGCCACATTGTTGGTGTCTGCGGTGACCTTTGCCTTTATCGCCAGCGCCGAAACGCTGCTATCGGCGGCGGCGGTGGATCGTATGCATCAGGGCGCACGGACGCAGTACGACCGTGAGCTGGCGGCGCAGGGCGTGGGCAACATGCTGTGCGGTTTTCTGGGTGCCTTGCCGATGACCGGCGTGATCGTGCGCAGTGCGGCCAATGTGCAGGCCGGTGCGGCAACGCGCATGTCTACCATCCTTCATGGCAGCTGGTTGCTGGTGTTCGCCTTGCTTGTGCCGTGGCTGTTGCGGATGACGCCGGTGGCGTGTCTGGCTGGTATCCTGGTCTACACGGGCGTGAAGATGATCAAGATCGGGCAGGTCAAGGAGCTGGCGACCTATGGTCGTGGCACTGCGGCGATTTACCTGGCGACCACCTTTGCGATCGTGGCAACCGACCTGCTGACCGGTGTGCTGATCGGTTTTGGTCTGTCGCTGTTCCGTCTTGCGCTGCATTCCTCGCGTTTGAAGGTGCACGTGAGTGAGCACGCGGACAAGAAGGACGAGATGCATCTGACCCTGCAGGGTTCGGCAACGTTCCTGAAGGTGCCGGCGATGGCGCGTACGCTGGAAAGCGTGCCGCCGAACACCGCACTGCATCTGGACGTGGCCAAGCTGCACCATGTTGATCATGCCTGCATCGAGTTGTTGCGCGACTGGAGCCGGAATGCGGCCTCGCGCGGGTGCGAGCTGGTGGTGGACTGGAAAGAGTTGGATCGACGCGTCGAAGGTCAACCGACGCTGGAAAACGCGCTGGTCGAACAGCGCGTCGAGCAAGCGAAGGCTGCGTAA
- a CDS encoding sulfurtransferase, producing MSADPNWTTLVDSATLAAMLRHPHVRLLDARAAPPTAPDPDAARKAYAKGHLPGAYYANLDHDLADLSRSAQGRHPLPHSETFAQRLGEWGIDPDHQVVVYDAGDGSMAAARAWWMLRLMGHRRVAVLDGGLAAWRVAGLPESTEQPDVSDSPAYPACFDTDAVVDAEQILARLQQAPGWLLDARAGERFRGEIEPIDPVAGHVPGAVNRPLGLSIRDGRFKPADELRTELSALLGAYRPEQAVVMCGSGVTACHLLLALEVAGLCGARVYAGSWSGWLQDPARPVATAP from the coding sequence ATGAGCGCCGATCCGAACTGGACCACACTGGTCGATAGCGCCACCTTGGCGGCCATGCTGCGGCATCCGCATGTGCGTCTGCTGGACGCGCGCGCTGCGCCGCCGACCGCACCGGACCCGGATGCGGCACGCAAGGCTTACGCGAAGGGGCATTTGCCCGGCGCGTATTACGCCAATCTCGACCACGATCTGGCCGATCTGTCGCGGTCTGCACAGGGGCGGCATCCGTTGCCGCACAGCGAAACGTTCGCGCAGCGCCTGGGCGAGTGGGGCATCGATCCGGACCACCAGGTGGTGGTCTACGACGCGGGCGATGGCAGCATGGCGGCGGCGCGTGCGTGGTGGATGCTGCGGCTGATGGGACATCGTCGCGTGGCGGTGCTGGATGGTGGATTGGCCGCCTGGCGCGTTGCCGGATTGCCGGAGAGCACCGAGCAACCTGACGTAAGCGACAGTCCCGCCTATCCCGCTTGCTTCGACACCGATGCCGTGGTGGACGCCGAGCAGATTCTGGCGCGACTGCAGCAGGCGCCTGGCTGGCTGCTGGATGCGCGGGCCGGCGAGCGCTTTCGCGGCGAGATCGAACCGATCGATCCGGTGGCCGGGCATGTGCCGGGTGCGGTGAATCGCCCTCTGGGTCTGAGCATCCGCGATGGCCGCTTCAAGCCGGCAGACGAACTGCGCACCGAGCTGTCTGCGCTGCTTGGCGCGTATCGACCCGAGCAGGCGGTGGTGATGTGCGGATCGGGCGTCACTGCCTGCCATCTGCTGCTGGCCCTGGAAGTGGCGGGGTTGTGTGGCGCGCGCGTTTACGCTGGTTCCTGGAGCGGTTGGTTGCAGGACCCGGCGCGTCCGGTCGCGACCGCTCCCTGA